In the genome of Verrucomicrobiota bacterium, one region contains:
- a CDS encoding EsaB/YukD family protein, producing MAMILLRVLDVSGSRAYDVEAPDDVPVNRLLVLLVERMNLPLNSPDGQIMSYKLHHRRNGTQLLDSQTLAESNVRHGDELRLHPEITAGGHSREP from the coding sequence ATGGCAATGATCCTCCTGCGAGTATTGGATGTCTCGGGCAGCCGGGCCTACGACGTCGAGGCGCCTGACGACGTCCCGGTAAACCGGTTGCTCGTGCTCCTCGTCGAGCGCATGAACCTGCCCCTCAACAGCCCCGACGGACAAATCATGAGCTACAAGCTCCATCACCGCCGTAACGGCACACAACTTCTCGACAGCCAGACGCTGGCCGAATCCAACGTTCGGCATGGTGACGAGCTGCGCCTGCACCCTGAGATTACCGCCGGCGGCCATTCCAGGGAGCCCTGA
- a CDS encoding AAA family ATPase: MGTSDQPDTVLQPDEIRSAVGLTDRVLEQLDRILLGRPALHRMVVAGILSRGHILLEGVPGVGKTALVKALGQLMNLGFNRVQFTPDLMPGDILGTHILQERGDGGREMTFQPGPVFTNILLADEINRASPKTQSALLEAMQERSVTLLGTTRMLPEPFFVLASQNPIELEGTYPLPEAQLDRFLFKLVVTDVPVDVLDNIISTRRRGEPPTPTWTMTAEELNRVFAVMDRVFLPKPVSRYISRLVAATHGTSAEATDDVRAYVAYGASPRAAIAMAEAARAHALLAARPAVGFGDVKVVAPAVLNHRIVLNYKARFDRVDAFRVVDGLLAEIDEAGLNLPKEFEIAEVSDA; the protein is encoded by the coding sequence ATGGGAACGAGTGATCAGCCTGACACCGTCCTGCAGCCTGATGAGATCCGGTCCGCTGTCGGATTGACGGACCGGGTCCTCGAGCAGCTCGACCGTATCCTGCTCGGTCGGCCGGCTCTGCACCGCATGGTGGTCGCAGGCATTCTGAGCCGCGGCCACATCCTGCTTGAGGGCGTGCCCGGCGTCGGCAAGACGGCGCTCGTCAAGGCGCTCGGGCAGCTTATGAACCTCGGGTTCAACCGGGTGCAGTTCACGCCCGACCTCATGCCGGGCGACATCCTGGGCACGCACATCCTGCAGGAGCGCGGCGACGGTGGGCGCGAGATGACGTTCCAGCCGGGGCCGGTGTTCACCAACATCCTGCTTGCCGACGAGATCAACCGCGCCTCGCCCAAGACGCAGTCGGCCCTGCTCGAGGCGATGCAGGAACGGTCGGTGACGCTGCTCGGCACGACGCGCATGCTGCCCGAGCCGTTCTTCGTGCTCGCGTCGCAGAATCCGATCGAGCTCGAGGGCACCTACCCGCTGCCCGAGGCGCAGCTCGACCGCTTCCTCTTCAAGCTTGTGGTGACCGATGTGCCCGTCGACGTGCTCGACAACATCATCTCGACCCGGCGCCGGGGCGAGCCGCCGACCCCGACCTGGACGATGACGGCCGAGGAGCTTAACCGGGTTTTCGCCGTGATGGACCGCGTGTTTCTGCCCAAGCCGGTGTCGCGCTACATCTCGCGCCTCGTGGCCGCCACGCACGGCACGAGCGCCGAGGCGACCGACGACGTGCGCGCTTACGTCGCTTACGGCGCATCGCCACGGGCGGCCATCGCCATGGCCGAGGCGGCGCGAGCGCACGCGCTGCTTGCCGCGCGCCCGGCGGTCGGTTTTGGCGACGTGAAGGTTGTCGCGCCTGCCGTGCTCAATCACCGGATCGTGCTCAACTACAAGGCGCGCTTCGACCGCGTCGATGCCTTCCGCGTCGTGGACGGGCTGTTGGCCGAGATCGACGAAGCGGGGCTGAACCTGCCGAAGGAATTCGAGATCGCAGAGGTGAGCGATGCGTAA
- a CDS encoding ThiF family adenylyltransferase has translation MSLNEGRFARLEAIEWWNQPLLKAACVLVVGAGALGNEVIKNLALLGVGRLVIVDMDRVELSNLSRSVLFSEADEGLPKAECAARRARDIYPGLDAIPLVGNVLADVGLGFFRSAQVVVGALDNREARVFVNSVCARVGRPLIDGGIEVLNGIVRGFAPPTTACYECTMSQTDWDLLNKRRSCSLLARRALNEGGTPTTPTTASVVGALQAQEVVKHLHGMDALLGRGFIFEGLGHTSYTVSYPILPECGWHEQPAPIEAMADLDSGTPLRLIWNRAAERLGGIEALDLAREIVERLECPSCRRSERVLQPAERLREDQLVCPGCGQECAPVFIHSLGEASELLDLSARAIGLPEWDIVWARRDTRCLGIELAGDSPAQRRT, from the coding sequence ATCTCGCTGAATGAGGGCCGCTTTGCCCGGCTCGAGGCAATCGAGTGGTGGAACCAGCCGCTGCTCAAGGCCGCCTGTGTGCTCGTCGTCGGCGCCGGGGCCTTGGGCAACGAGGTCATCAAGAACCTTGCCCTCCTTGGCGTGGGCCGTCTCGTCATCGTCGACATGGACCGCGTCGAGCTGAGCAACCTGAGCCGGTCGGTGCTGTTCTCCGAGGCCGACGAGGGCCTGCCGAAGGCGGAATGCGCGGCTCGAAGAGCGAGGGACATCTACCCCGGACTGGACGCGATCCCCCTTGTCGGCAACGTCCTGGCGGACGTCGGGCTGGGCTTCTTCAGGTCGGCACAAGTGGTCGTTGGCGCGCTCGATAACCGGGAGGCCCGTGTCTTTGTCAACAGCGTCTGCGCGCGGGTCGGCCGCCCCTTGATCGACGGCGGCATCGAGGTGCTCAACGGCATCGTGCGAGGCTTCGCGCCTCCGACGACAGCATGCTACGAATGCACCATGAGCCAGACCGATTGGGACCTACTCAACAAGCGGCGCTCGTGCTCGCTGCTTGCCCGGCGCGCTCTCAATGAAGGCGGCACGCCCACCACGCCGACGACCGCCTCGGTCGTCGGCGCGCTCCAGGCCCAGGAAGTCGTCAAGCATCTCCACGGCATGGATGCGCTGCTCGGTCGAGGGTTCATCTTCGAGGGCTTGGGCCACACGTCGTATACGGTGAGCTATCCGATCCTCCCCGAGTGCGGTTGGCACGAGCAGCCTGCTCCCATAGAGGCGATGGCCGATCTCGACTCGGGTACACCGCTCCGGCTCATCTGGAACCGGGCGGCCGAGCGGCTGGGCGGCATCGAGGCCCTTGACTTGGCCCGCGAGATCGTCGAGCGGCTCGAATGCCCGTCGTGCAGGCGGAGCGAGCGGGTTCTCCAGCCGGCCGAACGGCTCCGCGAAGACCAGCTCGTCTGCCCGGGCTGCGGCCAGGAGTGCGCGCCGGTTTTCATCCATTCACTCGGCGAAGCCTCCGAGTTACTTGATCTGTCGGCACGCGCGATCGGACTGCCCGAGTGGGACATTGTATGGGCGAGGCGGGATACCAGATGCCTCGGCATCGAACTGGCAGGCGACAGCCCGGCACAACGCAGGACTTGA
- a CDS encoding Mov34/MPN/PAD-1 family protein codes for MCSWTDVKGAVRQTFPGPRDADVPFRVAFDRRPHAEFIGHAKESLDTEVCGVLVGDLCKDDEGLFAHVREIIRGEAAREGGGHVTFTHETWEQIHKRLETDFPQMQIVGWYHSHPGFGVEFSKMDLFIQENFFAAPGQLALVMDPLSGKEAMCVSGPDGLVRISRFWIEGREQRCELPTEEAKHKTPNGSVSSNDSDKALEALQRKLNQLIQTLDEQYAGIYRLVLSLGMIIAVAVIAWIGFGIYRSIFAPQEEPPRLRQYVPVAIQVGDETVMVGVGIVDWKVPPELDPALELKELKARMDKKKASTQKQDGTTPREQREAPSQEGPRESNGETTTDQ; via the coding sequence GTGTGCAGTTGGACGGACGTCAAGGGCGCGGTGCGACAAACGTTCCCTGGACCTCGCGATGCGGATGTCCCATTCCGTGTCGCGTTCGACCGGCGGCCCCATGCCGAGTTCATCGGCCACGCCAAGGAGTCGCTCGACACCGAAGTGTGCGGCGTGCTCGTCGGCGACCTGTGCAAAGACGATGAAGGGCTCTTCGCCCATGTGCGCGAGATTATCCGGGGCGAAGCGGCACGCGAAGGCGGCGGCCACGTCACGTTTACACACGAGACGTGGGAGCAGATCCACAAGCGGCTTGAAACCGACTTCCCGCAGATGCAGATCGTGGGGTGGTACCACTCGCATCCCGGCTTCGGTGTCGAGTTCTCCAAGATGGACCTGTTCATCCAGGAGAACTTCTTCGCCGCCCCGGGCCAGCTCGCCCTCGTCATGGACCCGCTCAGCGGCAAGGAAGCCATGTGTGTCAGCGGGCCGGACGGCCTGGTAAGGATCTCGCGCTTCTGGATCGAAGGCCGCGAACAGCGTTGCGAGCTCCCAACCGAAGAGGCCAAGCACAAGACTCCGAACGGCTCGGTCAGCTCGAACGACAGTGACAAGGCGCTCGAGGCCCTTCAACGCAAGCTCAACCAACTCATCCAGACGCTCGACGAGCAATATGCGGGCATCTACCGGCTCGTTCTCAGTCTCGGCATGATTATCGCCGTTGCCGTCATCGCATGGATCGGCTTCGGCATCTACCGCAGCATCTTCGCACCGCAGGAGGAGCCGCCCCGACTGCGGCAGTACGTACCTGTCGCGATCCAGGTCGGCGACGAGACCGTGATGGTGGGCGTGGGCATCGTTGACTGGAAGGTGCCGCCTGAGCTTGATCCCGCGCTTGAGCTCAAGGAGCTGAAAGCCCGGATGGACAAGAAGAAGGCTTCCACCCAGAAGCAGGATGGGACCACGCCCAGGGAACAGAGAGAGGCCCCGTCCCAGGAAGGGCCCCGGGAATCCAACGGGGAAACGACGACGGACCAGTGA
- a CDS encoding ABC transporter ATP-binding protein, whose amino-acid sequence MRVEVRNLRRYFGKTKAVDDISFSFESGQVFGFVGPNGAGKTTTMRILATLDEPTSGEAFLNGISVTEDPEKARRLIGFVPDTLPTHSDMTVHEYLDFFARAYGIKGVERREVVEGVEGFTKLTGLREKFLKALSKGMKQRVNLARALVHDPPVLVLDEPAAGLDPRARVELRELLKVLAAQQKAILISSHILTELSEMCHGAVIIEQGKILGSGKLSELHVQASSRRMVRIRPVNRLDELFKELLQMPHVENARIAGEEVEIELDGAEDAAAALLGTVVQKGFQIAEFTHHRDDLEDIFMKVTKGEVQ is encoded by the coding sequence ATGAGGGTTGAGGTCCGCAACCTGAGACGCTACTTCGGCAAGACGAAGGCCGTTGACGACATCTCGTTCTCGTTCGAGTCGGGCCAGGTCTTCGGCTTCGTCGGCCCGAACGGCGCAGGCAAGACGACGACAATGCGCATCCTGGCCACGCTGGACGAGCCGACGTCGGGCGAGGCCTTCCTGAACGGCATCTCGGTGACCGAGGACCCGGAGAAGGCGCGGCGCCTGATCGGCTTCGTGCCCGACACGCTGCCGACACACAGCGACATGACCGTGCACGAGTACCTCGACTTCTTCGCACGTGCCTACGGCATCAAGGGCGTCGAGCGGCGTGAGGTCGTCGAGGGCGTCGAGGGATTCACAAAGCTCACAGGGCTGCGCGAGAAGTTTCTCAAGGCGCTCTCGAAGGGGATGAAGCAGCGCGTCAACCTGGCCCGGGCGCTTGTGCACGATCCGCCCGTGCTCGTGCTCGACGAACCGGCCGCGGGGCTCGATCCGCGCGCACGCGTGGAGCTGCGCGAGCTGCTCAAGGTGCTCGCCGCGCAGCAGAAGGCGATTCTCATCAGCTCGCACATCCTGACCGAGCTCTCCGAAATGTGCCACGGCGCGGTCATCATCGAGCAGGGCAAGATCCTCGGCTCGGGCAAGCTCTCCGAGCTGCACGTGCAGGCGAGCTCCCGGCGCATGGTGCGCATCCGGCCCGTGAACCGCCTCGACGAGCTGTTCAAGGAGTTGCTCCAGATGCCACACGTCGAGAACGCGCGCATCGCCGGCGAGGAGGTCGAGATCGAGCTCGACGGCGCCGAGGACGCCGCGGCCGCACTGCTCGGCACCGTCGTGCAGAAAGGCTTCCAGATTGCCGAGTTCACCCACCACCGCGACGACCTCGAGGACATCTTCATGAAGGTCACCAAGGGGGAGGTGCAGTGA